Within Caldibacillus debilis DSM 16016, the genomic segment GGCCCTCAGGATTCAAGTATTTTCCCCGTACAAGATCCGTTTCATTTCATCGGTATATTCCCCATTTTCCTCATACACGTAAAGAGGAGGCAATATTTTCAAGTCCGGCTTGCCGTCCCGGGTCCCTTCCAGCAAAATCGTATTTGCCTCTTTTTTCATTTTCGGATAAACGAACCGCAGCCGTTTCGGTTCGATTTTATATTTTCTCATCAATGTCAATAAATCCAGCAGCCTGCCGGGACGGTGGACAAAGGCCACCTTTCCGCCCGGTTTTGCCAGCTGGCTGCTGACCCTCACCGCATCCTCCAGCGTGCAGCAGATTTCATGGCGGGCGATGGCCAACGGCTCCCGCTCGTTGATGATCGCCTCCCCGGAAACGGGAAAATAGGGGGGATTGCACGTGACGACATCATAGCGGGCCGTTCCGAGCCGCTTCGGCATCTCGCGAATGTCCCCGCAAATCATGGAAAGGCGGCCGTCCAACCCGTTGTAGCGGATGCTTCTTTCCGCCATATCGCACAACCGCTCCTGAATTTCGACGCCGGTAATCTCCCCCTTCGTCCGCTTCGACAACAGCAGCGGGATCACCCCGTTGCCGGAACATAAATCGATGATCTTCCCTTTCTGAATGGGAACATATACAAAATTGGCCAGCAGAACCGAATCCAAGGAAAAGGAAAAAACGGAAGGGCTTTGGATGATTCTTAAATTTTCCGCCAGCAGATAGTCGAGCCGCTCGTCGTCCTTCAACTGAATCATGGCTTCCTCCAAACCTCCGGATGGCATCCATTCCCTGGCGCCGCCGATTCCCTTTCGCCGGAAAACTCCGGCGCCGGGCCGGGAAAATCCCGGATCGCAAGAAAAAGCCTCCATGAAATTCCGAAGGCTTTTCTACTTATTTTTATTCAAAAAGGACAGGCAAAACATGCAGTCCCCTTCTTTTCGCGGACTGCCGAACTGCAGGTTGCATATATGGAAACCTTCTTGATAGAGCCTGGCCAAATTGTCGTATCCTTCCCCGATCACCGACAGCCTTTCCTCCTTCGTTTTGAGGGCCTGGTTCCCGCCCGCTCCCTCATCCAGCCGGCCTTTGGACAATGCCAACAGCTTCCGCAAATGGGCGTTTTCCAGCTTCAACGAATTGTTCTCTTCCAAGAGCTCCGCCAAGCCCTTTTTCAACGCCCCCAGCTGCTTGTAAAATTCGCCGATCTGCTGTTCCATACCGCCGACTGAATCGAACAAATCCTTTTTATTCATCATCCATACACCTCAAGTAGCATTGGTCGGGATAATGCCTTCTTCAATGATCTCATCGAGGGTATATTCGATAACTTTGTCCCGGTCGATCAATTCCACTTGAACGATCTTTTCCAGCAAATTCAGGCCAACTACCTTCCCCGGGCCGTGGGAGGTCAAAAGCACTTCGCCCAAATCGGGCAATTGCGCCTTCGCC encodes:
- the yabA gene encoding DNA replication initiation control protein YabA, whose product is MNKKDLFDSVGGMEQQIGEFYKQLGALKKGLAELLEENNSLKLENAHLRKLLALSKGRLDEGAGGNQALKTKEERLSVIGEGYDNLARLYQEGFHICNLQFGSPRKEGDCMFCLSFLNKNK
- a CDS encoding tRNA1(Val) (adenine(37)-N6)-methyltransferase, which translates into the protein MIQLKDDERLDYLLAENLRIIQSPSVFSFSLDSVLLANFVYVPIQKGKIIDLCSGNGVIPLLLSKRTKGEITGVEIQERLCDMAERSIRYNGLDGRLSMICGDIREMPKRLGTARYDVVTCNPPYFPVSGEAIINEREPLAIARHEICCTLEDAVRVSSQLAKPGGKVAFVHRPGRLLDLLTLMRKYKIEPKRLRFVYPKMKKEANTILLEGTRDGKPDLKILPPLYVYEENGEYTDEMKRILYGENT